ATATGTGTCCGGTTAAATACGTAGGAACACTCATTCCACGTTAGAGCGTATCATCGAAATAATGACAACAGGGTACAACAAATATCCATCGTTTACCTGCCTTACACAAAGGCGGAAGTGACAGCTACCACTTGCTTGTTCCCAACCTTCCGCTGAAGCTGCCGACAACAGTGATTGGAAGTGCGTAGAGAAGCCTCAAACTCTCAGCTGTGCAATCAAATTGTATTTCTTCTCATGCTACTGCGCAGCGGTTGTGGGTAGTAACGTTCCTGGtcaagaaaagcagaggggTTCCCCGAAATGAATGGGAAAAGTCTCAATTAGGGAACATGCAATGCTCACCTCATTGAGTTTTTCTTGTTGGTGCTTCTCTTGAGCCACTCTGTCTTGTAGAGACTTGAAAGTGTAAGCGTCCTGGAGTTCATCTCGCACGTCGGCATACCAttcctccactttctgtctctcaagCTGCAATTTGACGGCGTTCTcctgagagacagaagagtaTAAAGTCGACAGTCAAGAAGCCAGCTCTCTAATTTCGGAGGCAAACGACAAAAAAATGGAGAACTCTGGTAAGCCGCAAAAGCAAGATCAATCTAAGGGAAATGAAAAGGGTGGCCTCGGTCATTGGTTCCGCGTTCGCTACACTTCCAGGAGCTTCTGGAAGACAAACTGAAACTGACGCGATCGCACAGCTAACGAAACAAACGCAGCCACCTTCCGGCACAATTGCCCTTTTCAGCGAGCTGCTTCCTAAGCGACAGGATTAACCACAGCTTGAGATATCAGCATTTTGCTCTAACTCCAGTGTGCGCCGAACCCTCCTTCAGCTTCCCGATGGAACTATGTTTCGTTTGCATGGAGAGACATGGATAATGGGAAGCATTTTCGTGTGTTTTCCCAGTTTTATGGGAAAAAAGTGGCGGCAGTTCAAACGCTGTCACATAAATGTTCACACAGTAACATCCATTCAGCTGAACAAGAAGTCCGGTGCCCGACAGTTTCATGTCCGCTATGCATTCTTCCATTTGCGGCAGGAAGCCGGACGCATTTGTTGGGGCAAGAAACAGTGTTCCCGCtgttgtgtttctctgtccaAGCGAACTAGAGTGCCATCTTTGTAATGCTCAATCGAGAGTTATTGCATTTGCATTCCGTTTGCATACGAGGGCGTCCTTGCCGGTCAGGACTCAGCGGTGGGCCTATATTTTATGACGTTGTTGACAAATAGACACTTTACTTGAAGATTTGGATTTTGCTTCAAATTCCGGCAAAGCTCTTTATTTGCCTCCCGCAGCTTTTGCGAAACTTCCTCGAGCTCGGCCTCCACGCTCTTCAGCTTTTCAATATTACTTAATCCTCTCAGCTGTTGCTTGCTGTCAGTCAACTCCTTGAATCTGTGAGCAAACCCGATCCAGACCCTTTTGAAGATGCACAAATACATAGACGAAACCCTTTTTACTTTTCATCCAACGCACCACATGAATGCTCCGTGGTTCGGGTCCTCACGCCCATTCAGCAAAGCGAACAAATTTTCATCTATCTATCCCGGTTTTACGAGTCATGCTGTGTCGTTGTCAAAACCTCAACCGTAGCTGTGTATCCCTCCGATGCGTGCTGGCTTTACCTCAAAAGAGCATCTCATTAcgtctctccttcagcaTTCAGGATTGGATGGAACTGCTCATTTTAGGGCTTTATTGAAACCAGGGACTTCACGGATCGTTTGTGTGCATCTTCTCGATTTATGAAACTATTGCTCTGTCGCACCGGTGGAACCAGTTCATTCACAAGGTGGAACACAAAACAAATAGAGGCGGCAGGTCTTGTGCTTTTAGTAAGAAAccgtcgtttcttccctaTATGTACCATGTTGAACACGGACTGACATGCATGCCTGTTGGTGTTGGCAGGCAGCTTTCATTCCCGCTTCTTTCAAgcgtttctgtcttgttAGTCGTATGCGAAGTCCTAGATGTTCCGGAGGCGGGAACGTCCGTGCTACAAGAACGAGTGCCGTTGAAGTAGACCAGACATCTAGTCAATGACTCTTGGACTGttttgttctttctctcactTTTCCTGCAGAGAACTCTGTTCCTGAATCATGCGTACAATGTCGTCGCCCTTGGACAGAGACAGTTCATCTCTTCTGGCTGTGTGCCCTGCGGGCACCAGTTTGCTCACGAAACTAAGCTGTCTCAGTGCCTCATCTATCAGCACGCAAGCCCGAAAAGCCTCAACGGGAGTCAGCTGAACTGCATTGCTTTTAGTGGCGCTGGGGGCGACGGCGCTTTCCGCCATGGCGTTCTTGTCTCTTGTTGAAACATCAGAAACAAGGAACCCGATTGTATCTCAGGCacgggaggagaggcgaTGAAAACCAAGATGCAGTAGTCATCagctttcgcttctttcatTCAAACATCGCGTTTCCCACAGCGGTTTTCTCTAAACTGCGTTATCCTGTGCTTTCTGCTCTCAGACTTGTTTACCGTGTGCGGATATTCGTGAACTCTTTCACGCTAAGCTTCCGGCGTTGTGGCATTCTTTTCTCAGTCTTCTTTATCGGATTATCCATGGCAAGCTGGAAAGCTCCCTGATGGCTGCTCTGAACAGGAGAGGCTTTGCTTGTACTGTGGGAACTACGTGACTAGGAGTTTCTTGTTTCAGCGTGGAGACGATTACTCATCATCCCTCGAAGGCCAGGTGGAGGACACAGAGTCTTACCCCCAGAGATCAGAGGGGCACTAGCAGCGCGGAAATCGACAAGTAAAGTTAGGGGCCGCATAGAAGTGTTCGAAGCAAAGACTGTCGTCTCAAAGAAAACTCATATTTGATTCATGTGCGGCCTCACGGTAGGTTGGTACTACAACCGGGAGAAAAGAACTACACAGCTCGAGCCTTATTTTAGGTTTTCAAGCTCTTCCCTAGCCCAACAGAAGGGCTTAAGAGCGTCTGCCCACTTTGCGCAAAACAACAGACCGATTTTCAGCGCGGGAAGGTGTGGGACACATCGGTGAGGAAATGGCTTGGTACCAAAGTTCGTATAAAGCATGCGCACTCTCGACGTTTGTcagagtctcttctctggctcTTTGTCGTTACTCTTCTGTTAAGGTAACACACTAATGTTACTGCTCGCCCGTAATTAAGGAGGATTAGATCATGAGTGCAGGAAAAGAGGTGAGAGCAGCGGCAGTCCTCGTGTATGGGTGATACCCGTACAAACTGCAGTTCGAGTGCAACACTCACACAGGCCCAGTGAAAAAGACGGGCTGCTAACCCGAACGAATAGGCAGAGGGAGCCTCTACCACTCCGTCAACAATGAGTCAATGCAGTGTTTTGCCGAGCAGACCATTGACATTTCGAGCGATTATCGGTCCACTAATGTACTTCATCAACTGCCGACTTCAGTCTGCTTTCTTTGCCGAGAACTCAACCAAGAAATCCTTGTTTGCAATTCGGTTCTCACTAACCTGGGGAATGAAAAGCCTCGCTGCGACAAATAGTTCCGAACTAACACTTCACGAGTTCCTATGGCTCTGCCAGAAGTTTTACGCAAGCGCGTAGAGAGCGGATCGCTGCATCACATGCAGAAGAGCTCTGCTTTACCATTGAGATTTCCCATACGGACGCAACGTCACAGAGCACCTTCAAGGCAGAAAACTCTGCAGCTGGATGTAATGCTGGATACCGTTATGAGATTGACCTTCCTGCGACATGCATTGGCGCCTACCTGGGCGACACACATTCTtaaaaaaggaaagcgacAGCGTTGTAGACGCCGGGTGTGTCTGCAGTCAGTGCAGGCCAGAAGATCGGAAGTGTCAACAAATTGATCTATCTGACGGGCACTTCACCTAAGTGCCTTCTTGATTTTTGAACACTTAGTCTTCTGTTGCAAATTACCCGACCTTCGGTCTTCTACAATACTCTTTCTGCAGTGAGAACGAATTTTGTGCAGAAGGGCATCTATGGCAACAGAGCAGGCGTTTCACTGCCGCAGCACCGACTTCGCGTTCGCCAGAACGTTCATTCCGTGTATCACAGGAGATGAAACTGTGCTCTTCGCTGTACACGTCCGACTTCGTTTCCGCAGTgtgcgaaagaaaaacactgCTACGCACCAAGCAATCGTCGCTCCCTTGTGCTTGGTCGAGACGGGGACAATTCTACTCGCTGTGTTGGATGCCATTCAAGAGGTCACCTATGACCAGGTCCATATGGCTGTCCAGTTGAATCTCTGATGTTTAGTCTTGCACTGCCGGTGGGATTTTTCTGTCCTCATCGCACATGAAGACATGGGCGATCCGCTGCTTTTTTCCGCTGCCCATGTGTGACGCGAAAAACTGAGAGAAGCGGCCACTTTCCAGCAGAATTGTGACAGAAAATTTCATCGGCACCTTCGCACTCCGGAGTGCCCGGAAGTTAATCACGGTGAACAGATTTCGTGGACAACCTTCGAATGTAAATCAATCCAAACGGATGGAAGTACAGTGGGTAGAAGTGTTCTGTGTCTCAGgaacgtcttcttcccctcccccCAAACCAACTTTGGCGGAGCGACACCCTCGAGTCTGTTCACAGGCACCCATTTGAGATATTTTAGCACAATTTCCTCTTTCCCTAGGCGCTTCCCCTTGAGAGGAAAGTTGACGCTCTCTGGGACGAGTGACGGCGAAGGACACCAAACGTTCATCGTTCCTCGTGTTTTGTTCCAACTGGATCCACAGCGTCTTCTGTGTACGGTCATAAACGTCGAGAACCGCTTAAACGAGGTCGCCTCGTGGCACTACCCAGTTGATTTTGTGTTCCGGGGCTTCGAGGTAGAACAGCTTCATGTCAAGGCGATATTGACGGTGTTGGTCCAGGAAAAGGAACGCGCAGTAGACGCCGATCAAGGCGCCGAACAGGTATTCTCTGAAGAACATCGCCGTGTTGTACGCTGAAGCACAGAGAGTTAAAAGCACCACACACAGAACCCAATGAAAAGGCAAACACTGACTGTGAGATACTCTCCCCGGTCTTCTGCAGTTCACATCAGGCGGCCAGCAAGAAGCAAACGGACTCCAGAATCCCTTCGGGTTCCCGTGGTGCCAACAAGAATACCTCCCACTCAGGCATTCCACCCACGCCTTCACATGGATTTGCCGCACCGAaggcgacaaagaaaaaaatgaGCGTCTTcccgcatgcacagacgcgCTGGCGAAGATCTAGAATTTTTCAGTCGACTGGACTCGCGCCGGAGCTCAGACGAGTCAGGAAGATAATCTGGGCGAAGCTACActgaaagacaagaaaacgaagaacatGCGATAGACGGGACCGTGAAACGGTCAAACGCTCCAtgggcgagagacgcgaagcttACATGCAAGGACTTTTTGTCTGTACGACAGCCACGCGCCTTCCCACGCAACTTCCGCCTCGCGTGCCATTTCCTCAGGCGTTCTGTACGGCATCGGAATCTGGTTTCGGTAGATCTTCAGCGGCTTAGCAAATTTATAGAACATTTCTTCGTAGTCGTCGTACGTGAAGTCGCCCTTGATCAGTTTGTACATGAACGGCTGCAGCGATGGAGTGTCATCGGCGAGCTTCTTGAGGAACGGGAAGAACTGGGGAGGCACATAGTAGACGTGTTTGATGTGCTGAGAGACCTCCGGGGGGATTTGAGCAGGCACACTGTAGCCaagcgacacagaagagaagaacaatTCACGCAGATGAAGGACGACAGACACGAACGGCAGACAAGGCTGCTACAGACAGCCGCgcacagaaaagacagaggcaACGGGTATACGCTTACACTCCTGAAACAGAACGAAAGGCACCAACGATCTGCAACCTCgactgttcttctctgcacccGCGTTTAACAAAGACAGTCGCCCTGAGTCGTCTACAGAttcgcgtttcgtcttcttgtcttAAACTTGAACCTCTACGTCTACCAGTACGGAAGGTGAGCCTGTGCTCGCACTCCTGGCCACACTGTCTGTCGCCCACTCTGACCTTACTCGTTAGAACAGTCCCCTGGGTTCCACACGGCTTCCTTTCGCAGACCGAACCCCTAACATCGACTGGTACAGAGACTTTACCGCATGGTCCGCTAAAAGCAGGCATTAAGAACACAACGGTCACACCGAGACCGTCGACTGTTGTGTCAGCACCCCATTATCTAACTATGGatcttgtctctgtacacGTGTGGCTCCCATAGTTTTGGTGAACGCATCTCAAACACAGCACAAGAAACAATATCCTCGAAACACGTTGAAACCCGACTCTCTCTTTGGCGTACCCGAAGCCGTCTCTCGGGATAACCTGGTGTTCGTCTTCCCAAACCGGCTGCCAGGTAGGTCGGTCCCACTGCATAACAAAGAGCATGGGAGAACCGGCGCCACTTCCACGCGCGTAGAGTCCCTCTCCTCCAACGGGGATGTTCAAAGTGTCTTTCGCGCCACGAGTGAGCTCTGGGGGATACTCATCGTGGCCGCCGCTCATGCCACGCGTCTGCTGAGAAAGGGCACTGACGCCTGGACCCGCGGTGATGCGCCGGGAGTACAAAGGAGTGGAGAGCGGCGCCAAAggcgacgaaaaagagaagaaccgacGAGAAGCTGCAGTCGGCAAGCCGGCGAAAGACAACGTAGACCGGCTGAAGAGAGGTGCTGTGGCTGCGCCGACTGGCCGCATGCCGGCGAAAGGCAGGAACAACTGACGGGCTGTGGTCGCCATTTTCAACAACGGGTGCTCAGTCCAGTatggaagtcgaggaaaaaaTGACCATATCTGCTTTCGGCGTCCTAACCGATAATAAAGGCCCCGGAAGACCGGATTTCCACGCGGGTAATAGGGAACGCAGGAACACGCCGGGTTGTCGGTCCGGAGCTGCGGCAGGCGGTAACGCAGTGTGTGGCCCCGTccacagaaaagggagaaacgccCACGACAAAGAAGTAAAAATTCGGGGGTTTGCCCGACAAATcgcgaaaaagcgagaatTCCACACTCGGAACACGGGCGAGGTTGCAGAAGAAATACCCTGGCGTGTAGGGCAAGcctccttcgctgcctcaCCGGGAATCGCAAATCCCCATCAAATGCTtgacagagagagtgagTAGGCACACTTGATCGTACGTGTGCGTTTTCAACGGGGAGAACACAGAGGGAGCAAAAAGCAAGTCCAGCCCGTGATCCGGAAGGCGCGAAACGCCCGGGCGAGAGATTGCCAGACAAAGCAGGACCCAACTCTTCGAATATACAGCGCACCAGCCACCAGGTATTCGAATGCCCCGATAACTGGCGTTTTCTGTGAATTCACTCGTGTCCACGCTCCCCCGTAGCTTTTAATGTACACTTCTGACCTTCTTGTGCAAACGTCCAACGTGGAAACACGATCTTAGCCGAAAAGGGGGAACTCAAATGCCACGTTTAATGCACGGAGGTCAACACTCAAGCAGCTTCTTCAACGACACTGCTGACAATCTCCTGAATATATCAGTGTGGTCTCTAAAATGTAACGATGTACTCGGGTGTTCGCTTGTCGACTTGGATCTTCCAAACTTTTGGAATCGACTTTCTTGCAAGAAACAACCTGGACCGGCGTCTGTGCCAAATTTGTAGATATCCAGGGTGAGACACTCCGAGTTGGTTGTTCACTTCATACATTCAGTATCAGCTGACCACCCCACCCGGGATGTATCCATCTTCGTCACAGTTATGAGTTTAGGTTAACCACAGTCTTGAGTATGTATGCAACTTCTACGACAGAAACACCACTTGGCTCCCCCAAAGGTTACCCAGCGCCACCAAAGCGACCTAACTCACAAGGAGAGGCTCCTCCGGTGTAAGGCTCTCTACCTGAAACAACAGGGACCTTCAGCGTACAGAtgtcatatatatatatatatatatgtatatggtgTTTACATGCAAGTACATAATAGTCCACTTTGACGGATCGGAACCAGATGCACATGAGGCAGTGTCCAGATTCCGCAGGCGTCATCAACGCCACATTGTCGGATGAACTTTGCTAGCTGAAATATCGGGACTTTACGTCGTCCCTTGCTTGCCGcggcttgcatgcatcgtgGTCCTGACCTCAGCATAGAAAACCATTTTCAAAGCTGCTGCCGATATACAGTAATCTGTTATGTGCCCGTATGCATTGAGACAGCTTTTACATTTTTATCATGCCCCACCGTGTGCACGGTGGCACCGAGAGATTACACAGAAGTGAGAAGCGGCCTGGCAGATTTCAAAGTTCCTCAACAAGGTCTGAAATGTACGTAGAGATAGGGACAGCGTGGCAACAAATGGTAACTCTGCAGAGGCAATGACCACACTTAGCCTCTAACGATATGAGGTGCATTTCTCTCTTACCACTTCAATGACATAGTGATCCGAATCCTTCTGATGCCACTCGCCTCTTTCTGTGGCTGAGGGAGCCCGGGCAAGAGTTCTTTGCGTCGTTTCTGGTCGTACGTGCTGACTGAAGTGCAAATCTTCAGTTTCAGAAGGGCGAATGTGCAGTGGCGTACCACCGTTTATTCCTATAGCAGGATAAGTGTGCATTCGCCAGACCGCAGCTAACATGGATAAGCGGTCAGGTGGATGGTGGTGAACACTCAGAGAGATTTAAGAAGAAACACCGGGCCCACAACTTGGAGAGCGTTTTGATGCTCTGAATGCCACGTATTGAAGTTGCAGTACGCAGAGGCCCGCAGTGGTACGAGTTCTTCAGAGAGTCATCGTGAGCGAGCAATGATATGTATGAGCTTTTTCGTGGTTGCTTAGCCACAACCCTGGTGGAGAATATTAGTACACAGTACTTCGAGTCGCTACGATCCTGCAGCGTTCCCCCTTGTTTGTAACAATGAGGGTAACGCTGCGAAGCTACGAGTAACtagctgcatgcattgcGAGCGAGCTAAAAATCGACGCAAGCGATCCCTCTCAAAACGGGGTGTGCCGCGCGTCTCAACCGAAGCAGGGAAACCCGGTTTCTCTGTTGCCATTTGTTTAGCGTTGTTCCCCGCGTCTTAGTTGTCGACTCTCCAGGATTGACTACTTCTGAGGCAGGAAGTTTACAGGCGTTCTCTAGTAAATGCTACGAATTGGGCGAGGGGTGTAGATCTTGACGCAGGTAAGCGAGTGCGGCGGTATGGAACCGGAGGAGGAAAACAGCTTTCGTTATTTTGGCAACATAGAACTGTGTGTTCCTTGAGTTCTGATGATCGGCTCATCTGCGAGGCTCCTGACATTTTCCGAAAGTGAAGGTGAATGCGCGCTGCCGATCCTGTCCGCGCTGACGGATGGACCGGTGTCGCAGAGAAACTAGCGAGGCGTCATTGGCGGGGCTCACAGGCATTTTGCCGTTTTGCCCAAGATGCCAGCAGAGTGGATTTTGTAGACTGTGCAGAGGAGAGCCAGGGGTGCGTTTTATTCAAAAGACACGGAATTATTGCTATAGTTCTAAACATTTGCTAGCAGCTACGTTTTCTACTGAGAGAAGTGTCAGGCGTGGTTGCCGACGACGCGGGGTTCTGGCACGCGCGGCATCAATTTCGAATGGAACTACCGTTCTCGTGAGCGTACACCAATTTTCCCGACAGCATATCCTCCACCCGAAGATGCCCAGTGCAGTCTTTCGGAAAAGTTAAGGGAAGGTCGGGACTGTCTTCTTGCCAACGTGCTCACTAAGGTGGTACGTTTCCTGCGCTTCCCTCAGACAAAATGAGTATCGCCGGCGTTTTTCAAAGCTACACCCAAGGAAAGGGTGATATGGACAGTCGTACTCTTGTCAAATTGTGCAAGGAGACTGGCGTGATCGACAAGCAGACGACACCAACTGACATCGACCTGATCTTCACCAAGTGCAAGGCAAAAGTGCGCCTCTGTTGGCTTTTGCGTGATGCAGTTCAATTCCAGAGAAGTTGTCCTCATGAGGAAGCAAATGCAGTGTCAGCAATGCCCTTTCACGTGGTTTCCTACCTGACGATGAACTATTTTTCGGTGTTACACAGCAAGGGAGTAACGCGTAGGCACGGGAGTGCTGCTCTACACTCCAGGATTTCCATTGTGTATTTAGAGATTAAAAATGACATTCAACGAGTAATAAGGACATGGATCTCGTATGCCGCTTCTATGCGTTTTCCTTCAGGGTGCAAAGCGCCTGACGTGCGAAGACTTCGAGAAGGCTGTGGAGGAGATCGCGAAACGCAAGAACAAATCCGTAGACGAGATCACTCAGCAGTTGTGTTCTTCCTCGGGGCCGTCTTTCTCAGGTACCAAAGCAGACGCTGTCCGCCTACATGACGACAAATCAACCTTCACAGGCGTCCACGCACATGGCGGACCCTCCACTGTGGACACGCCCTCCAGAGGCCAGGCGGCAGGGCTTGGACCATCTGGTGCGACTGCTCAAATAAGTCTCGCCGATATCTGCGACCGGTCCACTCCAGATATCCGAGGCGTGAACAAGAACTTCCAAAAGTCGTGATTTGCGGCGGTAGCGGCTCCACGATATGAGACTGGTTCTCGAACGCATGGGAAGCTTTTCAAAAGCTTCTTAGTCATTCTACAGTTTGCTGAATCCCCAACCGGCTACCGTGCCTGACATGTTCCGGCTTCAAAGAGTCACAAGGCAGCTTCCGTCGAGTGTGTACAGTTGCTGTGGCCTGTTGGGGGGAAACATGCAAGTGGCGCTGTATTTCTTTTTGTCGATCTTGACCATAGACGCAGTCGTTCTTTTGGTCTGAACGCTCCTTTCCGTCTAGCTTTGGATGAGCTCTCGTGTTCGCTCAGGGTGTGGTCTGTAGCAAAAGTTTGTGTCTGGCGTAAACCGTTTCTGGCCTCGGTAATGAAATCTGCTTTTGGGTCCTGGTTCTCAAGAACTAACAAGATATCCTATTCTCTGACACCCTTCGTGCACTCTTTGTGGCTGACCCCAAAACGTACGCAAGGAGCCAACCAGATACAGGGAACTCGACAGTCACTGCCAGCTTTCTGTAAACGAACATTCTTCACTATTTCACACCAGTTGGCACAGAATATCAAACTGCGCACGAGTTAAATCCTACAGGGTTGAAGACTGGGCTCGTTTCAATGCCCAAGTCAGAGCACGGGATTGCATATACAAACGACTGTGCAAGCTTTTCAGGAAAGTGCTTTCTGACGGCTGGTCTACTCCAGATATTGAGTGTCTTTGTTTGCCGGATGCAGGCTCTCTTGTGTTTTTCATGGCTTTCACGTCCAGTGCACCAAGTGGCATCCAGCGTTTTCGCTCGGACACCGGCAGTTTCAAGGAAAGTCTCAGGCTCCTTCATTTGCAAAAACACCAATCA
This Toxoplasma gondii ME49 chromosome VIII, whole genome shotgun sequence DNA region includes the following protein-coding sequences:
- a CDS encoding p25-alpha family protein (encoded by transcript TGME49_229930), producing MSIAGVFQSYTQGKGDMDSRTLVKLCKETGVIDKQTTPTDIDLIFTKCKAKGAKRLTCEDFEKAVEEIAKRKNKSVDEITQQLCSSSGPSFSGTKADAVRLHDDKSTFTGVHAHGGPSTVDTPSRGQAAGLGPSGATAQISLADICDRSTPDIRGVNKNFQKS
- a CDS encoding hypothetical protein (encoded by transcript TGME49_229920~Signal peptide predicted by SignalP 2.0 HMM (probability 0.766) with cleavage site probability 0.419 at residue 20~Predicted trans-membrane domain (TMHMM2.0):255-275) produces the protein MATTARQLFLPFAGMRPVGAATAPLFSRSTLSFAGLPTAASRRFFSFSSPLAPLSTPLYSRRITAGPGVSALSQQTRGMSGGHDEYPPELTRGAKDTLNIPVGGEGLYARGSGAGSPMLFVMQWDRPTWQPVWEDEHQVIPRDGFGVPAQIPPEVSQHIKHVYYVPPQFFPFLKKLADDTPSLQPFMYKLIKGDFTYDDYEEMFYKFAKPLKIYRNQIPMPYRTPEEMAREAEVAWEGAWLSYRQKVLASYNTAMFFREYLFGALIGVYCAFLFLDQHRQYRLDMKLFYLEAPEHKINWVVPRGDLV